A genomic window from Anthocerotibacter panamensis C109 includes:
- the rfbC gene encoding dTDP-4-dehydrorhamnose 3,5-epimerase, with protein sequence MIFTETPLKGAFLVDLEERGDERGFFARTYCAREFAAHGLHPAIAQCNLSYNYRAGTLRGMHYQTAPAPEAKLVRCTRGAIYDVIIDLRPGFNTYRQHFGVELSEHNRRALYVPEHCAHGYQTLCDGTEVIYQVSEFYTPGAEWGLRYDDPAFGIDWPVPVTVISGKDRTWPYFALLPTPTQLDAGVNARAPIQ encoded by the coding sequence ATGATCTTTACCGAAACACCGCTCAAGGGGGCCTTTTTAGTGGACTTGGAGGAGCGGGGGGACGAACGCGGATTCTTCGCCCGTACCTACTGTGCGCGGGAGTTTGCAGCTCATGGTCTCCATCCCGCCATTGCCCAGTGCAACCTGTCCTACAACTATCGGGCAGGCACCCTGCGGGGGATGCACTACCAGACAGCTCCCGCTCCAGAGGCCAAACTGGTGCGCTGTACCCGAGGAGCCATCTACGACGTGATTATCGATCTACGTCCCGGCTTTAATACCTATCGTCAGCACTTTGGGGTGGAGTTAAGCGAGCACAACCGCCGTGCCCTCTATGTGCCCGAACATTGCGCCCATGGTTATCAGACCCTGTGCGATGGGACCGAGGTCATCTATCAGGTGAGTGAATTTTATACCCCCGGCGCGGAGTGGGGTCTGCGCTATGATGACCCAGCTTTCGGCATCGACTGGCCGGTCCCGGTGACGGTGATCTCCGGCAAGGACCGGACTTGGCCCTATTTTGCGCTTCTGCCCACGCCCACGCAGCTTGATGCTGGGGTCAATGCCCGAGCACCCATCCAATGA